Proteins from a genomic interval of Mycoplasmopsis columboralis:
- a CDS encoding DAK2 domain-containing protein codes for MSKIINGKQLSEALLSGANALINAKNKIDALNVFPVPDGDTGTNMAATISGTVNNLQKVTNQNVTEVLAQLAHDMIYEARGNSGVILSQIFKGFFTAINGKDTLNAHDLTLAFEGAAARAYKAVYKPVEGTILTVIRETAENLTKKYKDSEAEINDVFADAYNFARVSCDNTPNILKTLREVGVTDSGGEGLVKILWGISEYLQGRAVAKSDVSEDIANFISDVETYDGEFGYCTEFLIELSDAEKFDKNRFTKQIEKIATSLVVVQDDNLLKVHGHALKPGDMLNFGQKHGEFIKIKSENMTLQANDSKAQAEELKQAQERQERVENAIISCNLGTGIVRIMKENGCDYVVESGQSQNPSAQELIKAIESVNAENVFILPNNKNITLVAQQAAAVTNDCNVIVIPTKTQMEGLAALFNFNPENTVKENKNNIKEAIKGVNSGEVTIAARSTKLNGVEIKQGEYLAIANGKIIASVEDSITAGKKIVSKLISKKSEIVTIFYGDESSYSDAEEISNYINSKWDVEVEIYEGNQPNYHFFIGVE; via the coding sequence ATGTCTAAGATTATCAATGGAAAGCAACTTTCAGAAGCTTTACTTTCTGGTGCTAATGCTTTAATTAATGCTAAAAATAAAATCGATGCATTAAATGTTTTCCCTGTACCTGATGGAGATACAGGAACTAACATGGCAGCAACTATTTCTGGAACTGTAAATAACTTACAAAAAGTAACAAATCAAAATGTTACTGAAGTTCTTGCGCAACTAGCGCATGACATGATTTATGAAGCTAGAGGTAATTCAGGAGTAATATTAAGTCAGATTTTTAAAGGTTTTTTTACAGCAATTAATGGGAAAGACACTTTAAATGCGCATGATTTAACATTGGCTTTTGAAGGAGCGGCCGCTAGAGCATACAAAGCAGTTTATAAACCAGTTGAAGGAACTATTTTGACTGTTATCCGAGAAACAGCCGAGAATTTAACAAAAAAATATAAAGATTCTGAAGCCGAAATTAACGATGTGTTTGCTGATGCATACAATTTTGCTCGTGTAAGCTGTGACAATACTCCAAATATTCTTAAAACTTTAAGAGAAGTAGGTGTAACTGACAGTGGTGGTGAAGGGTTGGTTAAAATTCTTTGAGGGATTAGTGAATATCTTCAAGGAAGAGCAGTTGCTAAATCTGATGTAAGCGAAGACATTGCCAATTTTATTTCTGATGTAGAAACTTATGATGGTGAATTTGGATATTGTACTGAGTTTTTAATTGAACTAAGTGATGCTGAAAAATTTGATAAAAATCGTTTTACCAAACAAATTGAAAAAATTGCCACTTCTCTTGTAGTGGTGCAAGATGATAACTTATTAAAAGTTCATGGGCATGCACTTAAACCAGGAGACATGCTTAACTTTGGACAAAAACATGGTGAATTTATCAAAATTAAATCTGAAAATATGACATTGCAAGCTAACGATTCTAAAGCACAAGCAGAAGAACTCAAACAAGCTCAAGAACGTCAAGAAAGGGTTGAAAACGCCATTATTTCATGTAATTTAGGAACTGGAATTGTTCGAATTATGAAAGAAAACGGTTGTGATTATGTTGTTGAAAGCGGACAAAGTCAAAACCCATCCGCTCAAGAATTAATTAAAGCAATTGAATCAGTTAATGCAGAAAACGTCTTTATTTTGCCTAATAACAAAAACATTACTTTAGTGGCCCAGCAAGCAGCAGCAGTAACTAATGACTGTAATGTTATTGTAATTCCAACCAAAACACAAATGGAAGGTTTAGCAGCATTATTTAATTTTAATCCTGAAAATACTGTAAAAGAAAATAAAAATAATATTAAAGAAGCTATTAAAGGAGTGAATTCTGGTGAAGTAACAATTGCAGCTCGTAGCACCAAATTAAATGGTGTTGAAATCAAACAAGGTGAATACTTAGCCATTGCTAATGGAAAAATAATTGCTTCAGTGGAAGATTCAATTACAGCTGGTAAAAAAATTGTTTCAAAGCTAATTAGTAAAAAAAGTGAAATTGTCACTATTTTCTATGGTGATGAATCTAGTTACTCTGATGCAGAAGAAATTTCAAACTACATTAACTCCAAATGAGATGTTGAAGTGGAAATTTACGAAGGAAATCAACCTAATTACCACTTTTTCATAGGAGTTGAATAA